CTAAATATCAAGAAAGTTGTGTAGCCTACTGGAACATTCATCACTGTATTGAATATTGATTCCTAGTTTGGGTTGCTAGCATACTGTaatagtttcttttctttttcttcttgtttttgaagACATTGTGGCCAACTTGATAATTTTGAGctgtcatatttattttctcatatGAAGAGCTTGAAAAGTTCATTTGTCCTCGCATCCTTCCTCTTATTATGGCTATTTTATCAATAGGTTTGGGTTGCTTGACCTATTGACCTAACCCCATTGCTGTATATCCAAGTCATTTATTTTCAGACTTGTAGTTAGTTTGAATCATATTATGATGGGATAACCTATGAAATGAGATACATAATGTCCCCTCTGCTACAAAAAAGAAATGATTGGAATCATCCATGTGGGGAGGCATCTAAAGTCGTTTGTATTTATGTGAGTTGAAAGTTTCTCAATCTATGTATGAAAATATGACAAAGCGGGTATTTATGTTGAATTAGTTCACCCAATGATCCAAGGCTCATGcttattttgtttcttgcttttagCTTGTCCTGgtttcaattttacatttatgATATGTGAGTGTGTATTGTGACTTGAATCTTGTGAACTTGTGATTTGGAAGCTACACCAGTTACCAAAGACTTGTGGGATAATTCGATTCTGAAAAGTGAAACTCCAGTCCTTGTTATATTCTATGCAAATTGGTGTGGACCATGCAGGATGGTTCACCGGATAATCGACGAGATTGCAGCAGAGTATGCTGGAAAACTCAAGTGCTTCATAGTCAACACAGACACTGACATGCAAATTGCTGAAGACTATGACATTAAGGCTGTACCAGTGGTTTTAATGTTCAAAAATGGTCAGAAATGCGATTCTGTAATAGGTACCATGCCAAAGGAGTTTTATGTGGCTGCTATTGAGAGGGTGCTCAAGTCCTAATCATGGATCTTCGGGAGCAAAACTTTAAGTTGGTGAActttttgttcattttcaattaaattttcttgtAGTTTTTGGGACTATGCAGAATTGCCAGAGTTCTTGTACATATTGTGTGGTTTGTTTTCCCATAACAGGTGCTGCCGTCTGAGACTGCTTTAATAATGAATGTGTCTACAATTTTATTTGATAGGTGTTGTTGAGTTAGAGAGAATATATTAGTTAAACCATATGTTTGACTATGCAATGTAAAAGGAGTGTGATTATGTGATGGAATCTGATGCATTCATTGTCATTGGTGATCTCAGATTCCCATCGCTTAATGAATAATATTAGCGACTGCTTTTTGTTCTGTGGGAACTTCATCTAgcacacagaaaaaaaaaaaaacaaatttatagatTAAGTCCATATTATAATATTCCACATTGTATACATGTTTATACATACTATTATTCTGTTATacgttttcttaaaaaaaaaaaaaaaagtagttaaacGCAGGGTTGAAAGTTTTGAATAATTTCAATCTTTCACATTAAGAAGTTGAAACCCAGAAGATT
This genomic stretch from Vigna radiata var. radiata cultivar VC1973A chromosome 7, Vradiata_ver6, whole genome shotgun sequence harbors:
- the LOC106766942 gene encoding thioredoxin M3, chloroplastic isoform X1, with product MASFSLTFSPSFLPKPKDPSSHAFPHTHHFVLRMPHQPQHLQTPLLLPKIQSSRHQITATPVTKDLWDNSILKSETPVLVIFYANWCGPCRMVHRIIDEIAAEYAGKLKCFIVNTDTDMQIAEDYDIKAVPVVLMFKNGQKCDSVIGTMPKEFYVAAIERVLKS
- the LOC106766942 gene encoding thioredoxin M3, chloroplastic isoform X2 produces the protein MASFSLTFSPSFLPKPKDPSSHAFPHTHHFVLRMPHQPQHLQTPLLLPKIQSSRHQITVTKDLWDNSILKSETPVLVIFYANWCGPCRMVHRIIDEIAAEYAGKLKCFIVNTDTDMQIAEDYDIKAVPVVLMFKNGQKCDSVIGTMPKEFYVAAIERVLKS